A DNA window from Bombus huntii isolate Logan2020A chromosome 10, iyBomHunt1.1, whole genome shotgun sequence contains the following coding sequences:
- the LOC126870008 gene encoding uncharacterized protein LOC126870008 codes for MKYFKQSFFFFFFLFVLYDLVIGSLTEEITLNVNLKEPIAVTDEKFLSLTIDPVTLLAGNALSTDFERSINMAKALGPAYLRFAGPYSLPYFGDKNSQDKEDNRKTILSESDWVAAHQWAGKAGLDVIDCISPDIRQKESKESEDPEEIISFSDHMHFNASWQLGYECQIRCDLSADDLGRQTMTLRKVLNEFPRYSNSIVTGPDVVAYNTDKQRKYLRDYFSVAAPALSAITWHPVFASITLGNGGAFIHQDNLEQDKEEMFRVIGRFIQNKPLWIAESNPEECKNLFIGALVLTRRLGNAAKINVKVFMRQPINLTRPTPNYWVSLLHKTLVGREVFDAKIQTSNENHVYLYCQCAKASNKYEKGSIVIFGVNLSPEDVTINFQAAKITTVHEYVLSPGFDAANRMFAETIFLNNKLLTLTNDTVPEIYPNVLNDTKGVDLRLQSGDIGFWVVPNLQVKSCMESDVTQKKETLVEREILENLGKAKDVRIRVTKSVKDQATIKNEKQRQRSNIAIYKSNIKRELKRLRRFVKKKLDDYESRSLLNVRGLSNEETSEISKQPEESVQDGLQEFKERLLRFKNLLDSSDTKIGLKKPISDLITDAISLMLKVQDTLRSMKSKTGSNENRVKSSRSVKESLNTLYDRLTRTNLDESIDPRENKMDQGSKRTKRDLLVEIGESVDSLLRKGPRDDDVEERKCDSKIGWLKNIKKKTRPSLVQFESDDSGESTLRKIFNPVEDFSNDDVFFEDSSLNRDYDYVFAGNSPLNKDCSRNDEQRNRKIEGNSRKKPSKMDYLNDHLWTELDDTDDYPFYDPIDFIEDSRPWNDPMEVALEDSTELSEEQIYEPLKNNEFDNEDESRIIGIESNEDHEAQDDYYEPNNFPRNHRLVYGPLTEPDAFIMKTYGSGKNNRAGNEKEFRVVGSQSNRVQRVQGDKSRLKGTDDYYECTDFPKNHRPTYGPLIVPDATVLRYTLTRQPSNKRKNYANEKASSDYYLWSILKGFDFPIEADHPRNKKLKRESKDLHAVLDQEMINEDDANSKNCNCRVIRHSKGRSKREAIESMESEIEQIPMEASVGFRKDIVKSGVREDADVEVFSEIREELLEKIKSQAEPSKPKIGRDTKTPLQIEASTEHFNANTASSILRDDSDKEEFSEFKDSPIENAESSNESASKKIAQDREEASSEIEKEENIGPKFESNIPSLQSRSDLKFYSQILPTDQSTILDSKEQTSSTGSLETLKHDEKVFFHGQSDKKNEENTSTSTTRYTAVDQRYSTPDQGYSTPFVVEEFAKEKGETEEAEEAETRKVESLSTTVKTATLSEETIEEESENNYDNGNAVGASSKREVKLEQVPHEKVRLANRPRLPKQSKKQTKLNVSKPQESKLWKRIRTLKAIRDLFRKLKESGTISVPRLRPSKYEEQRRNRTERLKQLRKKLSDKVQLTLKKYEKGDDDMVEKEKSEQKRSLRRREVWETVRTSEDFADMIDRERLAYILMYPPMKHDLKREASTSDEVETIEVPVTEIIRAKNVRQRVFTPDNRRNFRDTTIIEHPNPDKLKEKIIQLTNLYQSKISRGGRSDENKGNDKVYFALVEDVQRPRIFYYEEDPENEGKRNMRALSSRPFYNSKYRHNRLIQKPHRESLKAAQYTKEESDEFPGGKEIYIIDPSEYKGGHPSLQLYSPSTSRINSRVKIAPKNKYEVSWDPISSSEPYRIRQTTDKREGRMPSENSQEPSKSAEKLLQILIENLDSETTDKLFKKLTGRSVADDKGEHFTNSISKSKKETGRRQSEEDEQLEIIFESKENSKESVSMDDNTQGAKRRRKNYRDVSQEKLSKESVEKDEESEKISESRENSKESVSLDDDTQGSRRQRENYRDVSEENVEEDEKFHNIPESRENSKESVSLDDNTQGSRRQRENYRDVSAENVEEDEKFDNIPESRENSKESVSLDDNTQGSRRQRENYRDVSEEKLSEENVDEDKVDEEFEKVSESREDSNQSISLDDDTQGSGRQRGNYGDVSKEKLSEENLDEGKENEEFENISVGRKNSKENVSLDDDTQNSRRQGENYEDVSEEEIQTEREDVSETLIPEENATNANISEGDSEEEATHIRIRRNANTRSKEEYLKSVPSILMRKISKASQKTELDNYLHVKQSPGKISGENPSKLRIEKAKERFNVVPDKKFYGKAVANIKKQIYLTKRSNNDEFKKYRYFPKNLKITSTLPSRSYNSFTKKNSVDPYRKLFEDYQNESDFIEKGSELRKNKKRSVDASYKDGNVSNVQELDNEKKNERNKKSNKEVDLKEESLSNKREVLMVLPWVKRFSRPRRETIDQEKIGKNNKADKVQPFVLQHLDGSYNPKNPISGQIDDVEKSLIQKIPLEKFTAKGNINRRKNIKRNKKDDDGLSSLLQKSIPKLGNVVVNGLNKAENFTGSVEQLILNLDEKYNKTLKDEPRGNSTMSVDPDQSIFHNAIVNVKKFFILLNGITNILRDIHNP; via the exons atgaaatatttcaagcagagcttcttcttcttcttcttcttattcgTTCTGTATGATCTCGTGATCGGTTCTCTAACCGAGGAGATAACGTTGAACGTCAACTTGAAAGAACCCATCGCTGTAACCGATGAGAAGTTCCTCAGTCTTACCATTGATCCAGTAACCCTATTAGCCGGGAATGCGCTAAG CACGGATTTCGAGAGAAGCATAAACATGGCTAAAGCCTTAGGTCCTGCATATTTACGATTCGCCGGACCATATTCTCTTCCCTACTTTGGCGATAAGAATTCTCAGGACAAAGAGGATAACAGAAAAACAATACTATCTG AGTCAGACTGGGTTGCAGCCCATCAGTGGGCAGGAAAGGCAGGATTGGATGTGATCGACTGCATTTCGCCAGACATTCGACAAAAGGAATCGAAGGAATCCGAAGATCCggaagaaataatttcttttagcGACCATATGCATTTTAACGCCAGCTGGCAACTAGGATATG AATGCCAAATTAGATGCGATCTATCAGCCGATGATTTAGGAAGGCAGACGATGACTTTGCGAAAAGTACTCAACGAATTTCCTAGATATTCGAACAGTATCGTTACTGGCCCCGATGTCGTGGCTTATAACACCGATAAACAACGAAAATATCTTCGAGATTACTTCAGCGTCGCCGCGCCTGCACTTTCGGCGATCACCTGGCATCC CGTGTTTGCCAGCATCACTTTGGGGAATGGAGGAGCTTTCATACATCAGGATAATTTAGAGCAGGATAAAGAAGAGATGTTCAGAGTTATAGGTCGTTTCATACAGAATAAACCATTATGGATTG CCGAGTCCAATCCAGAAGAATGCAAAAATTTATTCATCGGAGCGCTCGTTCTGACAAGAAGACTAGGAAACGCGGCAAAGATAAATGTAAAGGTGTTCATGAGGCAACCGATAAACCTGACACGACCGACGCCA AATTACTGGGTGTCATTGCTTCACAAGACTCTCGTTGGACGAGAAGTATTCGATGCAAAGATTCAAACCAGCAACGAGAATCACGTCTACCTGTATTGCCAATGCGCGAAAGCCTCGAATAAATACGAGAAAGGATCTATCGTGATCTTTGGCGTGAATTTAAGTCCTGAAGATGTCACGATTAATTTCCAAGCAGCCAAAATTACCACTGTTCACGAATACGTTCTTTCGCCGGGTTTCGATGCTGCTAACAGAATGTTTGCCGA AACTATTTTCTTAAACAATAAATTGCTGACTTTAACCAACGACACCGTTCCTGAGATATATCCAAATGTATTGAACGATACAAAAGGTGTGGATCTTCGCCTGCAGTCGGGCGATATTGGTTTTTGGGTTGTTCCTAATCTACAG GTAAAATCTTGCATGGAGAGCGACGTAACACAAAAGAAGGAAACTCTTGTAGAAAGAGAAATTCTAGAAAACCTGGGAAAGGCGAAGGATGTAAGAATACGCGTGACCAAATCTGTGAAAGATCAAGCAACCataaaaaacgaaaaacagAGACAGAGAAGTAACATCGCAATATATAAATCGAATATAAAAAGGGAACTCAAAAGACTGAGGAGATtcgtgaaaaagaaattggacGATTACGAGAGTAGATCGCTACTGAATGTCAGAGGATTATCTAACGAGGAAACTAGCGAAATCTCGAAGCAACCTGAAGAAAGCGTACAAGATGGATTACAAGAATTCAAGGAACGTCTTTTGCGTTTCAAAAACCTACTGGATTCGAGCGATACGAAGATTGGACTGAAAAAACCGATAAGCGATCTCATCACAGACGCGATTTCTCTAATGTTGAAGGTACAGGATACTCTAAGAAGCATGAAGAGTAAAACCGGAAGTAACGAAAACCGAGTAAAATCATCTCGCAGCGTAAAAGAATCTCTAAATACATTGTACGATCGTTTGACTCGCACTAACTTGGACGAGTCGATCGATCCTCGAGAGAACAAGATGGATCAAGGATCTAAAAGGACTAAGAGGGATCTACTCGTCGAGATTGGGGAATCTGTGGACAGTCTTTTGCGAAAAGGACCCAGAGACGACGACGTCGAAGAACGTAAATGTGATTCAAAGATTGGATGGttgaagaatattaaaaaaaaaacgcgaCCGAGTCTCGTTCAATTTGAAAGCGACGACAGTGGAGAAAGCACTTTACGCAAGATTTTTAATCCGGTGGAAGATTTTTCAAACGACGATGTATTTTTTGAAGATTCCTCTCTAAACAGAGACTATGATTACGTCTTCGCTGGAAACTCTCCTTTGAATAAGGATTGCTCGAGGAACGATGAACAAAGAAATCGAAAGATCGAAGGAAATTCTCGGAAGAAACCTTCGAAGATGGATTACCTGAACGATCATCTATGGACTGAACTTGATGACACTGATGATTATCCTTTTTACGATCCCATAGATTTCATCGAAGACTCAAGGCCCTGGAATGATCCAATGGAAGTAGCTTTGGAAGACTCTACCGAACTGTCGGAAGAGCAAATCTACGAACCTTTGAAAAATAATGAGTTTGACAATGAGGACGAATCTAGAATAATAGGAATTGAGTCAAACGAAGATCACGAAGCTCAGGATGACTATTACGAACCAAATAATTTTCCAAGGAACCATAGACTCGTATATGGCCCTTTGACCGAACCTGATGCATTTATTATGAAAACCTATGGGTCTGGAAAAAATAACAGAGCTGGTAATGAGAAGGAGTTTAGGGTCGTAGGAAGCCAATCAAACAGAGTTCAGAGAGTACAAGGCGATAAAAGTAGATTAAAAGGAACGGATGATTACTATGAATGTACTGATTTTCCTAAAAACCATAGACCTACATATGGCCCTTTAATCGTACCAGACGCAACCGTTCTTCGATATACTTTGACTAGACAGCCATCCAATAAAAGGAAGAATTACGCAAATGAAAAAGCTTCTTCTGATTACTACTTATGGTCTATTCTGAAAGGATTCGATTTCCCGATCGAGGCTGATCATCCTAGAAATAAAAAACTTAAAAGGGAAAGCAAAGATTTGCACGCTGTACTCGATCAAGAAATGATTAACGAAGACGACGCGAACTCGAAAAATTGCAACTGCAGAGTCATCAGACACTCGAAAGGTCGATCGAAGAGAGAAGCTATCGAGTCAATGGAATCTGAAATAGAACAAATCCCAATGGAGGCGAGCGTGGGTTTTAGAAAAGACATAGTTAAATCAGGTGTACGCGAGGATGCAGACGTAGAGGTGTTCTCAGAAATCAGAGAGGAGCTtttagagaaaataaaatcgcAAGCCGAACCTTCAAAGCCGAAGATTGGTCGAGATACAAAGACACCGTTACAAATTGAAGCTAGCACAGAGCATTTCAATGCAAATACAGCTTCATCGATCCTACGCGATGATTCGGACAAAGAAGAATTTTCAGAATTCAAAGACTCGCCTATAGAAAATGCAGAATCGTCAAATGAATCTGCGAGCAAGAAAATCGCACAAGATAGAGAAGAGGCGTCATCGGAAATtgagaaagaggaaaatatTGGGCCGAAGTTTGAGTCAAATATTCCCTCTCTGCAGAGCAGATCAGatcttaaattttattctcaaATCCTACCTACTGATCAATCGACAATTTTAGACTCGAAAGAACAGACGAGCTCAACCGGATCTTTGGAAACATTGAAACACGACGAGAAAGTGTTTTTTCATGGACAATCCGATAAAAAGAATGAAGAGAACACATCGACTTCTACTACAAGGTATACTGCGGTTGATCAAAGATATTCTACGCCCGATCAAGGATATTCTACGCCCTTCGTCGTTGAAGAGTTTGCAAAGGAAAAGGGAGAAACTGAGGAGGCTGAAGAAGCTGAGACTCGGAAGGTAGAGAGTTTAAGCACGACAGTCAAGACGGCCACTTTATCAGAGGAAACTATCGAGGAAGAATCTGAAAACAATTACGATAACGGCAACGCTGTCGGAGCAAGCTCGAAACGAGAGGTTAAACTGGAGCAAGTTCCCCATGAAAAAGTGAGACTCGCAAACCGACCTCGCTTACCTAAACAAAGTAAGAAGCAAACGAAATTAAATGTTTCTAAGCCTCAAGAATCTAAACTATGGAAGAGAATAAGAACACTGAAGGCGATAAGGGATCTGTTTCGTAAATTGAAAGAGTCGGGCACTATATCTGTCCCAAGGTTGAGACCGTCTAAGTATGAGGAGCAACGAAGAAATCGAACGGAACGGCTTAAACAATTACGAAAGAAATTAAGTGACAAAGTACAATTGACGTTAAAGAAATACGAAAAAGGTGACGACGATATggtagaaaaggaaaagagcgAACAGAAGAGAAGTCTGAGAAGGAGAGAGGTTTGGGAGACGGTCAGAACCAGCGAAGATTTTGCAGATATGATCGATCGCGAGAGATTAGCGTATATATTAATGTACCCGCCAATGAAACACGATTTGAAAAGAGAAGCCAGTACGAGCGACGAGGTGGAAACGATAGAAGTACCAGTAACTGAGATTATCAGAGCGAAAAATGTCAGACAAAGAGTTTTTACTCCCGATAATCGAAGAAACTTTCGCGACACTACGATTATAGAACATCCTAATCCtgataaattaaaagagaagatCATACAATTGACTAATTTATATCAGAGTAAAATATCAAGAGGAGGAAGATCTGATGAAAATAAGGGGAATGATAAGGTTTATTTTGCTCTGGTGGAAGACGTACAAAGACcacgaatattttattacgagGAAGATCCGGAAAATGAAGGGAAGAGGAATATGCGG GCACTGTCGTCGCGTCCCTTCTACAATAGCAAGTACAGGCACAATCGACTGATACAGAAACCTCACCGGGAAAGTCTTAAAGCCGCTCAATATACTAAGGAAGAATCAGATGAATTCCCCGGGGGCaaagaaatatacataatCGATCCCTCCGAGTACAAAGGAGGGCATCCTTCGTTGCAGTTGTACAGTCCATCGACGTCGAGAATCAATTCACGGGTAAAGATCGCTCCGAAAAATAAGTACGAAGTCAGTTGGGATCCTATCTCGAGCTCCGAGCCTTACAGAATTCGTCAAACAACTGACAAACGCGAAGGAAGAATGCCAAGTGAAAATTCTCAAGAGCCGTCGAAGAGCGCTGAAAAACTTTTACAAATTTTGATCGAAAATCTCGACTCGGAGACTACTGACAAACTTTTTAAGAAATTAACAGGACGCAGTGTAGCGGACGATAAAGGCGAACATTTCACCAATTCGATTTCaaaatcgaaaaaagaaaccGGAAGAAGACAATCAGAGGAAGATGAGCAGCTCGAGATAATTTTTGAAAGCAAGGAGAATTCTAAGGAAAGCGTGTCTATGGATGATAATACGCAAGGCGCCAAGAGACGGAGGAAAAACTATCGAGATGTTTCGCAAGAAAAACTATCGAAAGAAAGTGTAGAAAAGGATGAAGAGTCCGAAAAAATTTCTGAAAGTAGGGAGAATTCTAAGGAAAGTGTGTCTTTGGATGATGATACACAAGGTAGCAGGAGACAGAGGGAAAACTATCGAGATGTTTCGGAAGAAAATGTGGAAGAAGATGAGAAATTCCACAACATTCCTGAAAGTAGGGAGAATTCTAAGGAGAGTGTGTCTTTGGATGATAATACACAAGGCAGCAGGAGACAGAGGGAAAACTATCGGGATGTTTCGGCAGAAAATGTGGAAGAAGATGAGAAGTTCGACAACATTCCTGAAAGTAGAGAGAATTCTAAGGAAAGTGTGTCTTTGGATGATAATACACAAGGCAGCAGGAGACAGAGGGAAAACTATCGAGATGTTTCGGAAGAAAAACTATCGGAAGAAAATGTCGATGAGGATAAAGTAGACGAAGAGTTCGAAAAAGTTTCTGAAAGTAGAGAGGACTCTAATCAAAGTATATCTTTGGATGATGATACACAAGGCAGCGGGAGACAGAGGGGAAACTACGGAGATGTTTCGAAGGAAAAACTGTCGGAAGAAAATTTGGACGAAGGTAAAGAAAATGAGGAGttcgaaaatatttctgtAGGTAGAAAGAATTCTAAGGAAAACGTGTCTTTGGACGATGATACACAAAACAGCAGAAGACAGGGGGAAAACTATGAAGATGTTTCGGAGGAAGAAATACAAACTGAAAGAGAGGATGTTTCTGAAACGCTGATTCCTGAAGAAAATGCCACAAACGCTAATATTTCTGAAGGAGATTCAGAAGAAGAAGCAACGCACATACGAATACGGAGAAATGCGAATACTAGAtcaaaagaagaatatttgaAGTCTGTGCCTTCGATTTTAATgcgtaaaatatcgaaagcaAGCCAGAAGACTGAATTGGATAACTATTTACATGTAAAACAGAGTCCAGGAAAGATCTCTGGTGAAAATCCATCTAAACTGAGAATTGAAAAAGCGAAAGAACGTTTCAACGTAGTCCctgataaaaaattctacgGTAAAGCGGTAGCAAATATAAAGAAACAGATTTATTTAACGAAAAGAAGCAATAAcgatgaatttaaaaaatatcgatattttccTAAAAATCTGAAAATTACAAGTACTTTGCCATCGAGGTCATATAATTCCTTTACTAAGAAAAACTCTGTCGATCCGTATAGAAAACTATTTGAAGACTACCAAAATGAGTCAGACTTCATAGAGAAAGGATCAGAAttaagaaaaaacaaaaaacgttcAGTCGATGCTTCGTACAAGGATGGAAATGTATCCAACGTGCAAGAACTTGacaatgaaaagaaaaatgaaaggaaTAAGAAAAGTAACAAGGAGGTGGATTTAAAAGAGGAATCACTTTCTAATAAACGTGAAGTATTAATGGTGCTGCCGTGGGTAAAAAGGTTCAGCAGACCGCGGAGAGAAACGATAGATCAAGAGAAGATCGGCAAGAATAATAAAGCGGATAAG GTACAACCATTTGTATTGCAACATCTAGACGGATCCTACAACCCAAAGAACCCGATATCCGGTCAAATCGATGACGTCGAAAAATCGCTGATTCAGAAGATACCACTTGAAAAATTTACGGCAAAAGGGAATATTAACAggaggaaaaatataaaaagaaataaaaaagacgATGATGGATTGTCATCGCTTCTACAGAAAAGCATACCAAAGTTAGGGAACGTTGTGGTCAATGGGTTAAATAAAGCAGAGAATTTTACTGGATCGGTGGAACAGTTAATTTTGAATCTGGATGAGAAGTATAACAAAACGCTGAAAGACGAACCACGAGGCAATTCTACAATGTCAGTTGACCCTGATCAGAGTATTTTTCACAATGCGATAGTGAACGTGAAGAAGTTTTTTATATTACTTAATGGTATCACTAATATTCTTCGAGATATCCATAATccgtaa